The window GAGCAGACCCAAAGGCTTAGCCCATAGATTATAAGCGGCAAAGTCGTAAATCCAGGGATTGATAAGTAACAGGCGCGGCTGACGCATGGCCTGCATACTAAATCACTCTGTCTGCCGCGTCAACCGGGGCGCCCTTCTTTTAAACGGCCAGATGGGTCAGAAAGTCCTGCAAATCAATGCCTTGTAAGTCCTGCGGACACTTTTCTCCCACGAAACCCCGAAAATGACGTAGCTAGGTGAGGCTCTTGCAAAATTGTCTGTCATCCCCGAATGTTTCATAGGATTGTCCCCTAGGTCTAGATCTCATCCAAAAGATTGACAAAATCCAATCAATCATGATATTGTAATATCCATTAGTATCGATGGAGGCATTATCATGCAAACAGTCACTGTGTCACCAAAATTTCAGGTCGTTATCCCCAGAGCAGTGAGGGAATCTTTAGGTCTTCGCCCTGGTCAAAAAATGCAGGTCATCGAATATGACGGACGGATCGAGTTTATCCCGGAACGAGATATTACAGAACTTCGCGGATTTCTCAAGGGCATAAACACGGAATTCGAACGGG is drawn from Thermodesulfobacteriota bacterium and contains these coding sequences:
- a CDS encoding AbrB/MazE/SpoVT family DNA-binding domain-containing protein, whose product is MQTVTVSPKFQVVIPRAVRESLGLRPGQKMQVIEYDGRIEFIPERDITELRGFLKGINTEFEREGDRV